In the genome of Methanopyrus kandleri AV19, one region contains:
- a CDS encoding archaeosortase/exosortase family protein, translating into MDLRYLTSAISVSLFVYSGIDTEPLQYVTAQWVESVLHLMGLTVPKAGYTFQVGTVSAMIVKGCVVWPAISLFVGLIVATPGPSVLRKIAALAASVALLTAGNVLRLASMFYMMEVWGVGFRLAHDVIGQLVGLAIVILAAWVAFYIVPETEDKLREIIPWPGE; encoded by the coding sequence GTGGACCTAAGGTACCTAACCAGCGCCATCTCGGTATCGCTGTTCGTTTACTCGGGCATAGACACAGAGCCGCTCCAGTACGTGACGGCCCAGTGGGTGGAAAGTGTGCTCCACTTAATGGGGCTCACCGTTCCCAAGGCCGGCTACACGTTCCAAGTCGGAACCGTAAGTGCGATGATCGTGAAGGGATGCGTCGTCTGGCCCGCTATCTCGCTGTTCGTAGGATTGATCGTCGCCACTCCCGGCCCATCCGTACTCCGGAAAATCGCCGCCCTCGCCGCGTCCGTAGCACTGCTCACGGCCGGCAACGTGCTAAGGCTGGCGAGCATGTTCTACATGATGGAGGTGTGGGGAGTAGGGTTCCGACTAGCCCACGATGTGATCGGTCAGTTGGTGGGACTCGCCATCGTCATACTAGCGGCGTGGGTGGCGTTCTATATCGTGCCGGAAACCGAAGATAAGCTCCGTGAAATAATCCCTTGGCCGGGTGAGTGA
- a CDS encoding TIGR00375 family protein, with protein MGEQYDSDLHLHSQYSGGTSPRMVIREIARGAAKKGLDLVGTGDILHPKWRRHVRRELVEDEYGLLKEPKTGVLFVPTVEVEDERRVHHLIILPSLDHAEELHGELSRYSDDIDAEGRPHLRMTGAELADLLKDHDCLFGPAHAFVPWTSVFKEYDSLRECYGSAMDRVDFVELGLSADSDYADRISELHEYTFLTCSDAHSPYPHRLGREFVRFELEEPSYDVLKAAIRRKPGGRVVLNVGLIPELGKYNRTACARCKRQFELEEAERLNWRCPECGGTIKKGVRDRVLELADLEKPKHPNHRPPYLRIIPLAEIIAKALGLSTITAKKVRAVWNSLVRRFGSEIDVLIETPIEEIAEVDERVAELLKSFREGTVNIRPGGGGEYGKIITEEESEREEPRSRKPVQRTLDELIGRG; from the coding sequence GTGGGAGAACAATACGACTCGGACCTACATCTACACTCCCAGTACTCGGGCGGTACCTCACCGAGAATGGTGATACGGGAGATAGCACGAGGAGCCGCCAAGAAAGGCCTAGATCTCGTCGGCACGGGCGACATACTGCACCCGAAATGGAGGCGCCACGTGCGGAGGGAGCTCGTGGAAGACGAATACGGACTCCTTAAGGAGCCGAAAACCGGTGTACTGTTCGTCCCGACGGTAGAGGTTGAAGACGAGCGCCGCGTGCACCATTTAATCATCCTACCATCACTCGATCACGCCGAAGAACTGCACGGAGAACTTTCCAGGTACTCCGACGACATCGATGCCGAAGGCCGGCCGCATCTGCGCATGACTGGGGCGGAGCTGGCGGATTTACTCAAAGATCACGATTGCCTCTTCGGACCCGCCCACGCCTTCGTGCCGTGGACGAGCGTTTTCAAAGAGTACGACTCGCTGAGGGAATGCTATGGTAGCGCCATGGACCGTGTGGACTTCGTGGAACTCGGACTTTCGGCAGATTCCGATTACGCGGACCGGATATCGGAACTTCACGAGTACACGTTTCTCACGTGCTCCGATGCCCATTCCCCATACCCGCATCGTCTGGGCCGCGAGTTCGTGAGGTTCGAGCTAGAGGAGCCGTCGTACGACGTTCTCAAAGCGGCGATCAGAAGGAAACCGGGTGGCCGCGTGGTACTCAACGTGGGACTCATCCCCGAGCTGGGTAAGTACAACCGAACCGCCTGTGCTCGGTGCAAGCGCCAGTTCGAGCTCGAGGAGGCAGAACGCCTTAATTGGAGATGCCCTGAATGCGGAGGTACGATTAAAAAAGGCGTCCGGGACAGGGTCTTAGAACTGGCTGACCTCGAGAAGCCGAAGCATCCGAACCATAGACCACCTTACCTCAGAATTATCCCTCTAGCCGAAATAATCGCGAAAGCCCTCGGACTCTCGACTATAACCGCCAAGAAGGTCAGGGCTGTTTGGAACTCGTTGGTCCGACGCTTCGGTAGTGAAATAGACGTACTAATCGAAACACCGATCGAGGAGATAGCAGAAGTCGATGAGCGGGTTGCTGAACTGCTGAAATCGTTCAGGGAGGGAACCGTGAACATTCGACCGGGTGGAGGCGGAGAGTACGGGAAAATAATCACGGAAGAGGAATCGGAACGCGAGGAGCCCAGAAGTCGCAAGCCCGTCCAGCGCACACTCGACGAGCTGATAGGCCGGGGGTGA
- a CDS encoding amidohydrolase family protein, with protein MIIDVHNHLGEDIDSTVQTPQMLLARMEAAGVDIAVVFPFNDVDPGVCFSKANDRIAKACEEYDEFVGFCRVDPNYEERAVEEVERCIEELGLKGVKLHPRSQSFYPDDPEAVKVVEKAADLGVPVILHTARGEPFSDPVRVGKLAEEVPDVQLIMAHMGKELGYDAAIEVAENYENVYLEVSLVKDPKVIEKTAERVGDDRIIFGSDSPYGSPSVQLEIVKEADVNHDKILEENAANILGLR; from the coding sequence ATGATCATAGACGTGCATAACCATCTAGGAGAGGATATCGACAGTACAGTTCAAACACCCCAGATGCTGTTGGCAAGGATGGAAGCGGCGGGCGTAGACATCGCGGTAGTGTTTCCGTTCAATGACGTCGATCCGGGAGTGTGTTTCTCGAAAGCCAATGATCGAATCGCGAAGGCGTGCGAAGAGTACGATGAGTTCGTGGGATTCTGTCGGGTAGATCCGAACTACGAGGAACGCGCCGTAGAAGAAGTGGAAAGATGCATAGAGGAGCTGGGGCTTAAAGGCGTAAAACTCCATCCCCGGAGCCAGTCGTTTTACCCCGACGATCCCGAGGCCGTGAAGGTCGTTGAAAAAGCCGCAGACCTGGGAGTACCCGTGATACTCCACACTGCACGCGGTGAACCGTTCTCCGATCCCGTCCGCGTCGGTAAGTTAGCGGAGGAAGTTCCTGACGTTCAGCTGATCATGGCGCATATGGGTAAGGAGCTAGGATATGATGCGGCGATTGAAGTAGCGGAAAACTACGAGAATGTTTACCTCGAAGTATCGTTGGTAAAAGACCCCAAAGTAATTGAGAAGACGGCCGAACGTGTGGGTGATGATCGGATAATTTTCGGGTCTGATTCACCTTATGGTAGCCCATCAGTACAACTTGAAATCGTAAAAGAAGCGGATGTTAATCACGATAAAATCTTGGAGGAAAATGCTGCAAATATATTGGGGTTGCGGTGA
- a CDS encoding N-formylglutamate amidohydrolase, whose translation MLITAPHAQGPGADVFTGEIAWKVAQATGAYALVATVSRRAKLEDGNPADYNREWARNTPFRRRIDELIKRYGVRFIIDVHGMESDPVRPDVDLGTLGGRSAKGKLVSKIVKRLEEAGFDVGFEQEFQGGDILEYHCDGERVQGVQLELSEELRELGEYRAIQAVLVVVNTVLEEV comes from the coding sequence GTGCTGATAACAGCACCTCACGCTCAAGGTCCAGGTGCGGATGTATTTACGGGTGAGATCGCGTGGAAGGTGGCCCAAGCTACCGGAGCGTACGCTTTAGTGGCCACCGTCAGCAGGCGAGCCAAGCTGGAAGACGGGAACCCGGCGGATTACAACCGCGAGTGGGCCCGGAACACTCCATTTCGGCGTCGCATCGACGAGCTAATCAAAAGGTACGGCGTTCGGTTCATAATCGACGTGCACGGGATGGAGTCCGATCCAGTGCGACCGGACGTAGACTTGGGGACCTTAGGTGGCCGATCCGCGAAAGGGAAGCTCGTATCCAAGATTGTGAAGCGGTTGGAAGAGGCCGGTTTCGACGTAGGATTCGAACAGGAATTCCAAGGTGGGGACATACTCGAGTACCATTGCGACGGAGAGCGTGTTCAAGGCGTTCAACTGGAGCTCTCCGAGGAGCTAAGGGAGTTAGGAGAATATAGAGCCATACAGGCTGTACTCGTGGTCGTTAATACAGTACTGGAGGAGGTGTAA
- the cfbA gene encoding sirohydrochlorin nickelochelatase has protein sequence MVAVVLVGHGSRLPYSRQVVEKIAEYVEEMGDFETVEVGFMELCEPTVQEAVKKAAESGVDKIVVVPVFLAHGVHTKRDIPKMLGLEPEWDDDEDDHDHHHHHHRDYTPVDVDAEIVYAEPLGADPRIAEIVIDRIKEALGEE, from the coding sequence ATGGTAGCGGTGGTGTTGGTCGGGCACGGGAGCCGGCTTCCCTACAGTCGGCAAGTCGTCGAAAAAATCGCTGAATACGTCGAAGAGATGGGCGACTTCGAGACCGTCGAAGTAGGTTTCATGGAGCTATGTGAGCCTACCGTTCAGGAAGCCGTAAAGAAGGCGGCAGAGTCCGGTGTCGACAAGATAGTCGTCGTACCGGTGTTCCTGGCCCACGGTGTGCATACGAAGAGAGATATCCCGAAGATGCTAGGGCTGGAACCGGAGTGGGACGATGACGAAGACGACCACGACCATCATCACCACCATCACCGCGACTACACGCCCGTAGACGTAGACGCGGAAATAGTGTACGCGGAGCCGCTCGGGGCTGATCCCAGAATCGCCGAGATAGTCATCGATAGGATCAAAGAGGCGCTAGGCGAGGAATAA
- the aroD gene encoding type I 3-dehydroquinate dehydratase: protein MIIATLTGRTIEDMVELAIEAVEQGADALEVRLDYLENLDMSTALRAVRECTRYERVVATLRREEEGGLYKGDEDRRLEILERVSSEADYVDLELDVAEEEIISPSCETIVSYHNFENTPPKEELIGIRDRCAELGDVAKVVTMARGHEDALRILEVVRTAEAPTIGFAMGEEAKYTRVVSVLIGGFATYAAVRKKAAPGQLTVEETRKLLELLG, encoded by the coding sequence TTGATCATCGCCACTCTTACAGGCAGAACCATCGAGGATATGGTGGAACTGGCTATAGAAGCCGTAGAGCAGGGTGCGGACGCTCTGGAGGTCAGGCTCGATTACTTGGAGAACTTAGACATGTCGACGGCGCTCAGAGCCGTGCGAGAGTGTACTAGGTACGAACGCGTAGTGGCGACGCTCCGACGCGAAGAGGAGGGAGGACTGTACAAAGGCGATGAAGATCGGAGGCTCGAAATCCTGGAGCGGGTGTCCTCCGAGGCCGACTACGTGGACTTGGAGCTCGACGTAGCGGAGGAAGAGATCATAAGCCCGTCCTGTGAGACGATCGTGTCGTACCACAACTTCGAAAATACGCCGCCTAAGGAGGAGCTGATCGGCATCAGGGACCGGTGCGCCGAATTAGGAGACGTTGCGAAGGTCGTCACTATGGCCAGGGGACACGAAGACGCACTGCGGATCCTGGAAGTAGTACGAACGGCAGAAGCACCCACTATAGGATTCGCGATGGGAGAGGAGGCCAAGTACACCAGGGTAGTGAGTGTTCTGATCGGCGGGTTCGCGACTTACGCCGCTGTGAGGAAGAAAGCGGCACCAGGGCAGCTGACGGTCGAGGAGACACGCAAGTTGCTGGAACTACTCGGTTAG
- a CDS encoding sulfide-dependent adenosine diphosphate thiazole synthase, whose product MEREITPIVLREGYEFINDCSESDVIVVGAGPAGLTCAYELAKSDVDVTIVERKLYVGGGMTGGGMLFPAGVIMEETAEVLEEVGVELRPAEAGLLAFNPVEAAIKLANAALEAGARILVGIEVEDVIERRGRVCGVVVNWTAVKAANMHVDPLALEAEYTVDATGHEAAVCKLAGIEVKGEGPMWAERGEELVVKHTQEVKPGLFVAGMAASAVKGAYRMGPIFGGMLESGKKAAEEILERLTE is encoded by the coding sequence GTGGAGAGGGAAATCACCCCTATTGTTCTTAGGGAAGGTTATGAATTCATTAACGATTGCTCCGAGAGTGACGTCATCGTAGTAGGAGCAGGGCCGGCCGGACTGACCTGCGCCTACGAGCTCGCGAAGAGCGACGTCGACGTTACAATAGTGGAGCGGAAACTGTACGTGGGAGGCGGCATGACCGGCGGAGGAATGCTGTTCCCAGCGGGCGTTATCATGGAAGAAACCGCTGAGGTGCTGGAAGAAGTCGGAGTCGAACTCCGTCCCGCTGAGGCAGGTCTCCTAGCGTTCAACCCCGTCGAAGCCGCCATTAAGCTAGCGAACGCGGCCCTTGAGGCCGGAGCTAGGATCCTAGTAGGTATAGAGGTTGAGGACGTCATCGAGCGCCGCGGAAGGGTGTGTGGGGTAGTGGTGAACTGGACGGCGGTGAAAGCTGCCAACATGCACGTCGACCCGCTAGCTCTCGAAGCCGAGTATACTGTAGACGCGACCGGACACGAGGCTGCAGTCTGCAAGCTAGCGGGCATCGAAGTGAAGGGCGAGGGGCCCATGTGGGCTGAGCGCGGGGAAGAACTCGTAGTGAAGCATACCCAGGAGGTGAAGCCCGGACTGTTCGTCGCCGGCATGGCAGCGTCGGCGGTGAAAGGCGCGTACAGGATGGGGCCCATCTTCGGCGGGATGCTCGAGTCAGGGAAGAAAGCGGCGGAGGAGATCCTCGAGCGGCTAACCGAGTAG
- the surE gene encoding 5'/3'-nucleotidase SurE has protein sequence MRILITNDDGIASPGLRAAVRACRSVGEVTVVAPATQQSGVGRSISLLEPVRVEEIEVEGVDALAISGTPADAVLIGAFSIMDEPPDLVVSGINLGENVSADVTTSGTVGAALEAYGNGIPAIAISQEVRDARARVDNNAKNVDFTLAIRVLKALLEAIRGANWEGVLNVNVPDPDRWNGEIKVVPLAFTMYRPRIEKRYDPRGRRYYWIDGEIIQDPPEGTDLYELQRGSIVITPLTTDVTGDLDAAENVIKELRRALRG, from the coding sequence GTGAGAATACTGATCACCAACGACGACGGCATAGCCTCTCCCGGTCTCCGAGCGGCCGTCCGCGCCTGCAGGAGTGTCGGTGAAGTTACCGTAGTAGCTCCCGCGACGCAGCAAAGTGGTGTAGGGCGCAGTATCTCTTTACTCGAGCCAGTGCGGGTGGAAGAGATAGAGGTAGAAGGCGTCGACGCGCTCGCGATCTCCGGTACGCCGGCGGACGCCGTCCTCATCGGAGCGTTCTCTATCATGGATGAGCCACCCGATTTGGTGGTCTCGGGGATCAACCTCGGAGAGAACGTCAGCGCTGACGTCACGACCTCGGGGACCGTCGGCGCAGCGCTGGAAGCTTACGGGAACGGCATTCCGGCCATAGCGATCTCGCAAGAGGTCCGTGACGCCAGAGCACGCGTGGACAACAACGCCAAGAACGTCGACTTCACCTTGGCCATCAGAGTCTTGAAGGCCCTGCTCGAAGCGATTCGAGGGGCGAATTGGGAAGGTGTCTTGAACGTCAACGTGCCGGATCCGGATCGCTGGAACGGCGAAATTAAAGTGGTTCCATTAGCTTTCACGATGTACCGGCCCAGAATAGAAAAACGATACGATCCGCGTGGGCGTCGATACTACTGGATCGACGGCGAGATTATCCAAGATCCGCCCGAGGGAACCGACCTGTACGAACTCCAGCGGGGCTCCATAGTAATCACACCTCTGACGACCGACGTCACCGGAGACTTGGACGCTGCGGAAAACGTTATCAAGGAGCTCCGGCGTGCCCTGCGGGGATAA
- the dapF gene encoding diaminopimelate epimerase translates to MQFWKVHGARNDFVLVDETEEEVVPESDKPDFARWACDRRSGVGADGVVFIRSDPPSVEMRIFNRDGSEAEFCGNAARCVVKYVTEVRGENVKILRTLSGAHRVEVQGGWIAVEVPEAEIKKVVELGYEVDAGVPHFVRLTERDPIHDFGGLTDEAKTIFSEYEPKGGVNVTYAAPSVDELRVRTFERGVGWTPACGSGVVAASLVYSEIFGPFEEVSVRTAGGCLRVSLSDGPLLIGRAEIVYKGELRGDWRENTDHQRRRHSLSRSPSGRPRLQECR, encoded by the coding sequence ATGCAATTCTGGAAAGTCCATGGCGCTCGGAACGACTTCGTCTTAGTCGATGAAACAGAGGAAGAAGTGGTTCCCGAGAGTGATAAGCCCGACTTCGCGAGGTGGGCGTGTGACCGGCGGTCCGGCGTAGGTGCCGACGGCGTGGTGTTCATACGTTCCGATCCTCCGAGCGTAGAGATGAGGATATTCAACCGGGACGGCTCCGAGGCCGAGTTCTGTGGGAACGCCGCGCGGTGTGTCGTGAAGTACGTGACGGAGGTACGGGGAGAGAACGTTAAGATCTTGAGAACGTTATCCGGAGCCCATCGGGTTGAGGTGCAGGGAGGTTGGATCGCCGTCGAGGTGCCCGAAGCCGAGATCAAGAAGGTGGTCGAGTTAGGTTACGAGGTGGACGCTGGTGTCCCCCATTTCGTCCGGCTCACTGAGCGGGACCCGATTCATGATTTCGGAGGCCTGACCGACGAGGCCAAGACTATTTTTTCCGAATATGAACCGAAGGGAGGCGTTAACGTAACCTACGCAGCACCTTCGGTGGACGAGCTGAGAGTCAGGACGTTCGAGCGTGGCGTCGGCTGGACGCCGGCTTGCGGGTCCGGAGTCGTCGCGGCTTCTCTGGTGTACTCAGAGATCTTCGGACCGTTCGAGGAAGTGAGTGTCCGGACGGCCGGAGGCTGCCTGCGCGTGTCGCTTTCCGACGGACCGCTGCTGATAGGGAGGGCTGAGATCGTGTACAAGGGTGAACTGCGGGGTGATTGGCGTGAGAATACTGATCACCAACGACGACGGCATAGCCTCTCCCGGTCTCCGAGCGGCCGTCCGCGCCTGCAGGAGTGTCGGTGA
- the dapD gene encoding 2,3,4,5-tetrahydropyridine-2,6-dicarboxylate N-acetyltransferase — protein sequence MDPEELIRYISESPKRTIAKFYVKTDDPEGLAERLEERLEDAKVFTGVDHVIVIGEHDDVVEVLESEDSVEYYHKELDHRNRAVPLADYSEFEDVRIEPGAIIREKVKLGKGVVVMMGAVINIGAKIGDGTMVDMNAVVGSRAEVGKNVHIGAGAVIAGVLEPPSAKPVVIEDDVVIGANAVILEGVRVGKGAVVAAGAVVTEDVPPSKVVAGVPARVVKDVDKKTEAKTQIVDALRCL from the coding sequence CTGGATCCAGAAGAGCTAATTCGATACATTTCCGAGAGTCCCAAGCGTACGATCGCCAAATTCTACGTCAAAACGGACGATCCCGAAGGACTGGCCGAGCGCTTGGAGGAGCGCCTGGAGGATGCCAAGGTGTTCACGGGTGTCGACCACGTCATCGTGATCGGCGAGCACGACGATGTTGTCGAAGTGCTCGAGAGCGAGGACTCGGTGGAGTACTATCACAAAGAGCTGGATCACCGCAACAGGGCCGTGCCGTTGGCGGATTACTCCGAGTTCGAGGACGTCAGGATCGAGCCGGGTGCGATAATCCGGGAGAAGGTGAAGTTGGGTAAAGGAGTCGTGGTGATGATGGGTGCCGTGATCAACATCGGTGCCAAGATAGGCGACGGTACCATGGTCGACATGAACGCGGTCGTGGGTTCCCGGGCGGAGGTCGGGAAGAACGTACACATCGGCGCCGGCGCGGTCATCGCCGGTGTTCTCGAGCCCCCTAGCGCTAAACCCGTCGTGATCGAAGACGACGTCGTCATCGGGGCGAACGCCGTCATTCTCGAGGGGGTGAGGGTAGGAAAGGGAGCCGTGGTCGCGGCCGGCGCCGTCGTCACCGAGGATGTGCCGCCGAGTAAAGTGGTGGCCGGCGTACCCGCGCGAGTTGTCAAAGACGTGGACAAGAAGACCGAGGCTAAGACCCAGATAGTCGATGCGCTCCGCTGCCTCTGA
- a CDS encoding anthranilate synthase component II, with the protein MRRLVLINNKDSFVYNLYHLFASYDLDLKVVSNKVPLSRLERLRPDGLVVSPGPGHPERDAGVSVPAIRRFAGEIPILGVCLGHQCIGVAYGAQIRRAKRIVHGKTSPIEHDGSGILSGLESPFQGMRYHSLVIEESSLPEELLPCAWSGDDGELMAVRHADYDVYGVQFHPESFMTEGGDRIARNFLELLG; encoded by the coding sequence TTGAGGAGACTAGTTCTGATAAATAACAAGGATAGTTTCGTGTATAATCTCTACCATTTGTTCGCCTCATATGATCTCGATTTGAAAGTTGTCTCCAACAAGGTTCCGCTCTCCAGGCTCGAGCGGCTGCGTCCCGACGGTCTCGTCGTCAGTCCCGGGCCCGGACACCCGGAACGAGACGCTGGAGTGTCCGTGCCAGCTATCCGGAGGTTCGCGGGAGAGATCCCGATCCTGGGGGTGTGCCTAGGTCACCAGTGCATCGGAGTGGCGTACGGAGCGCAGATCCGCCGGGCTAAACGCATCGTCCACGGGAAGACGTCGCCGATAGAACACGACGGGTCCGGGATCCTCTCAGGGCTCGAAAGCCCCTTCCAAGGGATGAGGTACCACTCACTGGTCATCGAGGAATCCTCCTTGCCCGAAGAGCTGCTACCGTGCGCATGGTCGGGAGACGACGGAGAACTCATGGCCGTCAGGCACGCCGACTACGACGTGTACGGGGTGCAATTCCATCCTGAAAGCTTCATGACCGAGGGCGGGGATCGGATCGCCCGCAACTTCCTAGAGCTGCTGGGGTGA